A window of the Desulfobacula toluolica Tol2 genome harbors these coding sequences:
- a CDS encoding type I restriction endonuclease subunit R encodes MKFTEAQLEAAIIELLKAEGYPHVPGGAIDRQPQEVLIKADLRAFLARQYAADGITPVEIESVIRKLEAYSAADLYGSNKATMKLVSDGFLLKREDRDQKDLYVQLIDYSELAAFREPKAGEVPLIVAEEVAVYQTGGNIFKMVNQMEIIGYEKRIPDGILYINGLPLVVFEFKSAIREEATIHDAFGQLTVRYKRDIPELFKYNAFCVISDGVNNKAGSFFAGYEFFYAWRKTDGNDLIEKDGIDSLYSMIRGLFHPTRLCDVIRNFIYLPDNSRQEKKILCRYPQYYAATKLYQNILQHMRPEGDGKGGTYFGATGCGKSFTMLFLTRLLMKSVALSSPTIVLITDRTDLDDQLSGLFTDGKGYIGDESVISVESRTQLRELLKGRNSGGVFLTTIHKFTQDTELLTKRNNVICISDEAHRSQVNLDQKVKITKEGVVRTFGFAKYLHDSLPNATYVGFTGTPIDATLDVFGEVVDAYTMTESVADEITVRIVYEGRAARVLLDNGKLAQIEDYYAQCADNGANDYAIESSKRANLQMTAILGDPDRLKALAADFVDHYEARINEGATIAGKAMFVSSSRPIAYDFYKEVIALRPEWAQLKICADGEKLTEQEKKQIMPMERIKLVMTRGQDDEPALYDMLGTKEYREKLAKQFKTPESNFKIAVVVDMWLTGFDVPFLNSMYIDKPVKRHNLIQTISRVNRKCLQKEKGLIIDYIGIKKQMNLALAHYAKADTANFEDVKQSIVVVRDHLDLMRAIFHKFDSTLYFFGQPMEQLHCLNMAAEYVQITGDLEKRFMFLSKRMKAAYDICVGCDEFVQEERDHVHFYLAVRSIIFKLTRGDAPDLAQMNARVQQMIAKALQSDGVEEILKIGQGDIAEVDIFDPDYMAKIEKIKLPNTRIKLLQQLLAKAIEAFKKVNKLKGVDFSKQFKALVDKYNDRSEQDTLESKVLEDFTDEIIDLYHAIKKEKESFAELGIDFKEKSFYDILKTLTIKYDFQYPEDKLLDLAKKVKVIVDDKARYTDWSQRVDIKAELKADLIILLAESGYPPVDRDEVYKKIFEQAENFKKYQV; translated from the coding sequence ATGAAATTCACCGAAGCCCAACTGGAAGCAGCCATCATAGAACTCCTTAAAGCAGAGGGGTATCCCCATGTGCCGGGTGGTGCAATTGATCGTCAGCCCCAGGAGGTGTTGATCAAGGCTGATCTGCGGGCGTTTCTGGCCAGGCAGTATGCGGCGGACGGCATCACGCCGGTTGAAATCGAGTCGGTGATTCGGAAATTGGAAGCTTACTCGGCGGCGGATCTCTACGGGAGCAACAAGGCGACCATGAAGCTGGTTTCGGACGGATTTTTGCTCAAGCGGGAAGACCGGGACCAAAAAGACCTCTATGTGCAGTTGATCGATTATTCGGAACTGGCCGCGTTTCGGGAACCAAAGGCGGGCGAAGTGCCGCTGATTGTGGCGGAGGAGGTGGCGGTTTACCAGACCGGCGGCAACATCTTCAAGATGGTGAATCAGATGGAGATCATTGGTTATGAAAAGCGGATACCGGATGGGATTCTCTACATCAACGGGCTGCCGCTGGTGGTGTTTGAATTCAAGAGCGCCATCCGTGAGGAGGCGACCATTCATGATGCCTTTGGTCAGCTGACTGTGCGTTACAAACGAGACATCCCGGAGCTGTTTAAATACAATGCCTTTTGCGTGATCAGTGACGGGGTGAACAACAAGGCAGGGTCTTTTTTTGCAGGCTATGAATTTTTCTACGCCTGGCGCAAGACTGACGGCAACGATCTGATCGAAAAAGACGGGATCGACTCGCTCTATTCCATGATCAGGGGTTTGTTTCATCCAACCCGGCTGTGTGATGTGATCCGCAACTTTATCTATCTGCCCGACAACTCCCGGCAGGAGAAGAAAATTCTTTGTCGGTATCCGCAATACTACGCGGCAACAAAGCTGTATCAAAACATTTTGCAACACATGCGGCCTGAAGGCGACGGCAAGGGCGGCACCTATTTTGGGGCAACGGGTTGCGGAAAGAGCTTTACCATGTTGTTTCTGACGCGGTTGCTGATGAAGAGCGTGGCGCTGTCGAGTCCGACCATCGTGTTGATCACGGACCGCACGGATCTGGATGACCAGCTCTCGGGCCTCTTTACCGATGGCAAGGGCTACATCGGGGATGAGTCGGTAATCAGTGTGGAGAGCCGGACACAGCTGCGGGAGTTGTTGAAAGGACGTAACAGCGGCGGGGTTTTTCTGACCACGATTCATAAGTTTACCCAGGACACGGAGCTTTTGACAAAGCGCAACAACGTGATTTGCATCTCGGATGAAGCCCACCGCAGTCAGGTGAACCTGGACCAGAAAGTAAAAATCACAAAAGAGGGTGTAGTGCGGACATTCGGCTTTGCCAAATATCTGCACGACTCGCTGCCGAACGCGACCTATGTGGGCTTCACCGGCACACCCATTGATGCGACCCTGGATGTCTTCGGCGAGGTGGTGGACGCCTACACCATGACGGAATCGGTGGCCGATGAGATCACGGTGCGCATTGTTTACGAAGGCCGGGCAGCAAGGGTGCTGCTCGACAACGGCAAACTTGCCCAGATTGAAGACTACTATGCCCAATGCGCGGATAACGGGGCCAACGACTACGCGATTGAGAGCAGCAAACGGGCCAACCTGCAAATGACCGCCATTTTAGGAGACCCTGACCGCCTGAAGGCTTTGGCCGCAGATTTTGTCGACCATTATGAGGCACGCATCAACGAAGGTGCCACAATCGCCGGTAAAGCCATGTTCGTCAGCAGCAGCCGTCCAATCGCCTATGATTTTTACAAAGAAGTGATTGCTCTGCGTCCCGAATGGGCACAATTAAAGATATGCGCTGATGGTGAGAAACTAACCGAACAGGAAAAAAAGCAGATCATGCCCATGGAACGGATCAAGCTGGTGATGACCCGTGGCCAGGATGATGAACCTGCTTTATACGACATGCTGGGAACCAAAGAATACCGGGAAAAATTAGCCAAACAGTTCAAAACACCTGAATCCAATTTTAAAATCGCCGTTGTGGTGGATATGTGGCTCACCGGCTTTGATGTGCCCTTCCTCAACAGCATGTATATTGACAAGCCGGTCAAACGGCACAACCTTATCCAGACCATTTCCCGTGTGAACCGGAAGTGCCTGCAAAAAGAAAAAGGGCTGATCATCGATTATATAGGTATCAAGAAGCAGATGAACCTGGCCCTGGCTCATTACGCCAAAGCAGACACCGCAAATTTTGAGGATGTGAAGCAATCCATTGTGGTGGTCAGGGACCATCTGGACTTGATGCGTGCGATCTTTCACAAGTTTGATTCCACCCTGTATTTTTTTGGTCAGCCCATGGAGCAGCTGCACTGCCTCAACATGGCTGCGGAATATGTCCAGATTACCGGTGATCTTGAGAAGCGCTTCATGTTTCTGTCCAAACGAATGAAAGCCGCCTATGACATCTGTGTCGGGTGTGATGAGTTTGTGCAGGAAGAGCGGGATCATGTCCATTTCTACCTGGCGGTTCGATCCATAATATTCAAACTCACAAGAGGCGATGCTCCGGATCTTGCTCAAATGAATGCCAGGGTGCAGCAAATGATTGCCAAGGCCTTGCAAAGTGACGGGGTCGAAGAGATCTTAAAGATTGGGCAGGGGGATATTGCCGAGGTGGATATTTTCGACCCGGATTACATGGCGAAAATCGAAAAGATCAAGCTGCCGAACACCCGGATCAAACTGCTCCAGCAGTTACTGGCCAAGGCGATTGAAGCTTTCAAGAAGGTCAACAAGCTCAAGGGCGTCGATTTTTCAAAACAGTTCAAAGCCCTGGTGGACAAATACAATGACCGCAGCGAGCAGGATACACTTGAGAGCAAGGTGCTGGAAGATTTTACCGATGAGATTATCGACCTGTACCATGCCATAAAAAAGGAAAAAGAATCTTTTGCCGAACTGGGCATTGATTTTAAAGAAAAAAGCTTCTACGACATCCTTAAAACCCTCACCATCAAATATGATTTTCAATATCCTGAGGACAAGCTCCTTGATCTTGCAAAAAAAGTGAAAGTCATAGTTGACGACAAGGCCAGATACACCGACTGGAGCCAACGAGTAGACATCAAGGCTGAACTCAAAGCAGACCTTATCATTTTGCTGGCTGAATCCGGCTATCCGCCAGTGGATCGGGATGAGGTGTACAAAAAAATCTTTGAACAGGCTGAGAATTTCAAGAAATATCAAGTTTAA
- a CDS encoding PDDEXK nuclease domain-containing protein, whose translation MNNLNITPEYKKWLVTLKSKIRSAQIKAALAVNSALIEFYRDLGRMISEKDAVWGSRFLKNLSKDLKKEFPDIQGFSVTNLKYCRLFYHYISISPQVGDETTKLKSPRAGDQIDLPSGDEIYQHIRQIPWGHIKLLIGKVKDQHAALFYIHETIENGWSRDVLALQIKSNLYSRQGKAITNFKTTLPEPQSDLAQQTIKDPYSFDFLAFTKPYNERDIENQLITHITKFLLELGKGFAFVGRQYHLEVGDSDYYLDLLFYHIKLKCYVVVELKNTKFIPEYAGKLNFYLSAVDSLLKSETDQPTIGILLCRDRNSIETEFALRDINKPMGVSDFTLTENLPENLKGSLPTIEEIEADLERLEEKGQ comes from the coding sequence ATGAATAATTTGAATATTACTCCGGAATACAAAAAATGGCTTGTCACACTGAAATCAAAAATTCGTTCTGCCCAGATCAAAGCTGCTTTAGCGGTCAACTCTGCATTAATTGAGTTTTACCGGGACCTGGGGAGAATGATCAGTGAAAAAGATGCTGTGTGGGGTTCCCGATTTCTGAAAAATCTTTCTAAGGATTTGAAAAAAGAATTTCCTGATATTCAGGGGTTCTCTGTCACCAATCTCAAATATTGCCGCCTGTTTTATCATTACATTTCAATTAGTCCCCAGGTTGGGGACGAAACAACAAAATTGAAAAGTCCCCGGGCCGGGGACCAAATAGATCTGCCTTCAGGCGATGAAATATATCAACATATCAGACAGATTCCCTGGGGACATATTAAATTGCTGATTGGCAAGGTGAAAGATCAACATGCTGCCTTGTTCTACATCCATGAAACCATTGAGAACGGTTGGAGTCGAGATGTTCTGGCATTGCAGATCAAGTCAAATCTTTATTCCCGGCAGGGTAAGGCAATTACCAATTTTAAAACAACTTTGCCGGAACCACAGTCGGATCTGGCCCAGCAAACCATCAAAGACCCCTACAGCTTTGACTTTCTTGCCTTCACAAAACCTTATAATGAACGGGATATTGAAAACCAGCTGATCACCCACATCACAAAATTTTTGCTGGAATTGGGAAAGGGATTTGCCTTTGTGGGGCGGCAGTATCACCTGGAAGTTGGAGACAGTGACTACTATCTGGATCTGCTGTTTTACCACATAAAATTAAAATGCTATGTTGTTGTTGAGTTGAAAAATACAAAATTTATTCCTGAATATGCCGGTAAACTCAACTTTTATCTTTCAGCAGTGGACAGTTTACTCAAATCAGAAACAGATCAGCCAACAATCGGGATACTTCTCTGTCGGGACAGAAACAGCATTGAAACGGAATTTGCGTTGAGGGATATCAACAAACCCATGGGGGTCAGTGATTTTACCCTGACTGAAAATCTGCCGGAGAACCTGAAAGGCAGCTTGCCTACTATTGAAGAAATTGAAGCGGATTTAGAACGCCTGGAAGAAAAGGGGCAATAG
- a CDS encoding restriction endonuclease subunit S, giving the protein MGSEWPIMTLGELCPTITDGAHQSPKSVDVGMPMASVKDLTRFGVDVSGARKISGEDFAFLVRQGCKPQKDDVLIAKDGNSALDTVCTVNGEADYVLLSSVAILRPDTNQLDSNFLKYYFCSEQTLDYLKSNFISGAAIPRVILKDFKKAEISLPPLHKQKAIAHILRSLDDKIELNRRMNATLEGVAQALFKSWFVDFDPVIDNALAAGNPIPEELAERAEVRRKALANGTANREAAKQFPAAFQRTEEMGWIPEGWEVGQMSDHALIEMGQSPKGNTYNSNGEGTPLVNGPVEFGPYFTNRSKWTTSPTKLSHKGDLIVCVRGSTTGRFVKSDDRYCLGRGVCSVRGKRSQCFVDQIFKSSITEMLGLTTGSTFPNWSRQTLSGFAAIVPPNSIVDKFDEYISQKIERIESGFLESASLSKLRDTLLPKLISGELRIPEAEKLTEEALV; this is encoded by the coding sequence ATGGGAAGTGAATGGCCAATCATGACTCTCGGTGAGCTTTGTCCAACAATCACCGATGGGGCACATCAAAGCCCAAAGTCTGTAGATGTGGGAATGCCGATGGCATCAGTAAAGGATCTCACCCGATTTGGAGTTGATGTTTCAGGTGCGAGGAAAATATCTGGAGAAGATTTCGCTTTTTTAGTTAGACAAGGATGCAAACCTCAAAAAGATGACGTCCTAATTGCGAAAGATGGAAACAGCGCTTTGGACACTGTTTGCACCGTTAATGGAGAAGCAGATTATGTGCTGCTTTCTTCAGTTGCTATTCTGAGGCCAGACACAAACCAACTGGATTCAAACTTCCTGAAATACTATTTTTGCTCAGAACAAACATTAGACTATCTTAAAAGCAACTTTATTTCAGGTGCTGCCATTCCGAGAGTGATACTTAAGGATTTTAAAAAGGCCGAAATTTCGCTCCCGCCTCTCCACAAGCAAAAAGCAATCGCTCACATCCTGAGATCATTGGATGACAAGATTGAGTTGAATCGGCGGATGAATGCGACGCTGGAAGGGGTGGCGCAGGCGCTCTTCAAAAGCTGGTTTGTGGACTTTGACCCGGTGATCGACAATGCCCTTGCCGCCGGTAATCCGATCCCCGAAGAACTTGCCGAACGAGCGGAAGTCCGCCGCAAAGCCCTTGCCAATGGCACCGCCAATCGTGAAGCCGCCAAACAATTCCCCGCCGCCTTTCAACGCACCGAAGAAATGGGCTGGATTCCGGAGGGGTGGGAAGTTGGCCAGATGAGCGACCATGCATTGATTGAAATGGGCCAATCACCAAAGGGAAACACATACAACAGTAACGGCGAAGGAACACCATTAGTGAATGGTCCTGTTGAATTTGGACCCTATTTCACCAACAGAAGCAAGTGGACCACTTCGCCAACTAAGTTATCCCATAAAGGTGATCTAATAGTTTGCGTGAGAGGAAGCACCACAGGTCGCTTCGTGAAAAGTGATGACCGATATTGCCTTGGCCGTGGCGTTTGTAGCGTTCGGGGAAAGCGATCCCAATGCTTTGTGGATCAAATATTCAAATCCAGTATTACAGAGATGCTTGGCTTAACCACTGGATCAACATTTCCAAATTGGAGCCGTCAGACACTTTCCGGATTCGCAGCGATTGTCCCACCTAATTCTATTGTCGATAAATTCGATGAGTATATCTCACAGAAGATCGAACGAATTGAATCTGGATTTTTAGAATCAGCATCACTTTCCAAGCTCCGAGACACCCTTCTCCCCAAACTAATCTCCGGAGAACTACGCATTCCCGAAGCTGAAAAACTAACCGAGGAGGCGCTGGTATGA
- a CDS encoding PDDEXK nuclease domain-containing protein produces the protein MGSELTQDRDYLEWLKELKKKVRQSQLKAAVAVNTALLEFYWGLGADIVEKQKGAKWGSGFLKRLSQDLMAEFPDMKGFSKRNLEQIRRWYFFYNTDFEFAKQPATQLFNIPWWHHVVIVSKCKTTPKAFFYIEKTIENNWSRSVLTHQIESGLYERQGKAMTNFSKALPTPQSDLAQQIIKDPYNFDFLTLTENYNERELEQNLIQHVTKFLLELGAGFAYMGKQVPVQVGERDFFLDLLFYHTRLHCHVVIELKTVDFEPEHAGKLNFYIKAVDEKLRKDGDNPTIGILLCKNKDRLVVEYALSDIHKPMGVSEYQLTQALPENLKSSLPSIEEIEAKLSGEFEHE, from the coding sequence ATGGGGAGTGAGCTTACACAGGACAGGGATTACCTGGAGTGGCTGAAAGAGCTTAAAAAAAAGGTTCGGCAATCCCAACTCAAAGCAGCCGTAGCGGTGAACACTGCATTACTGGAGTTTTACTGGGGGCTTGGGGCGGATATTGTTGAAAAACAGAAAGGTGCCAAGTGGGGTAGCGGGTTTCTTAAACGACTCAGTCAAGACTTGATGGCTGAATTTCCAGATATGAAAGGGTTTTCCAAAAGAAATCTGGAACAGATCCGAAGATGGTATTTTTTTTACAATACGGATTTTGAATTTGCGAAGCAGCCTGCTACGCAATTGTTCAATATTCCATGGTGGCATCATGTGGTGATTGTAAGCAAATGCAAAACAACCCCAAAAGCCTTTTTTTACATAGAGAAAACCATCGAAAACAACTGGAGCCGGAGCGTTTTGACCCACCAGATTGAAAGCGGTCTTTATGAAAGACAGGGAAAAGCCATGACCAATTTCAGCAAGGCACTTCCGACGCCCCAATCTGATCTTGCCCAACAGATTATCAAAGATCCATACAATTTCGATTTCCTGACGCTGACAGAGAATTATAACGAACGGGAGCTTGAACAGAACCTGATACAGCATGTCACAAAGTTTCTGTTGGAGCTGGGAGCCGGTTTTGCCTATATGGGGAAACAGGTCCCGGTTCAGGTAGGCGAGCGGGACTTTTTCCTTGATCTTCTGTTTTACCACACAAGACTTCACTGCCATGTGGTCATTGAACTGAAAACAGTGGATTTTGAGCCGGAACATGCGGGGAAACTCAATTTTTATATCAAAGCGGTTGATGAAAAACTACGAAAAGACGGAGATAACCCGACCATAGGCATTTTGCTGTGCAAGAACAAGGATAGACTTGTGGTTGAATATGCCTTGAGTGACATCCATAAACCCATGGGCGTTTCAGAATATCAGTTGACACAGGCCTTGCCTGAAAATCTGAAATCAAGCCTGCCGTCCATTGAAGAGATAGAGGCAAAGCTGAGTGGAGAATTTGAACATGAGTAA
- a CDS encoding type I restriction-modification system subunit M — protein sequence MAGKKAVPKNNKGFEESLWDSANRLRGSVESSEYKHVVLSLIFLKFVSDKFEERRAQLIAEGKEQYADMVEFYTMKNIFYLPETSRWSHIQQHAKQGDIAVRIDSALTAVEKSNASLKGALPDNYFSRLGLDGSKLAALIDAINNIDTVADKEEDVVGRVYEYFLGKFAASEGKLGGEFYTPKCVVNLIAEMIEPYKGKIYDPCCGSGGMFVQSLKFVQSHHGNTRDISVYGQEFTATTYKLAKMNLAVRGLSANLGEVPADTFFKDQHPDLKADYIMANPPFNMKAWRAADELVNDSRWDGFETPPTGNANYAWILHMVSKLSEHGVAGFVLANGSMSTNTKGEGAIRQKLVENDLVDCMIALPGQLFFTTQIPVCLWFLTKNKKGESERGYRNREGETLFIDARKIGSMINRTQKELLPDDIAAIAKTYHAWRGEPDGQNKAKDGVYEDQAGYCKSATLEEMRKHDYVLTPGRYVGAAPLEDDGIPFETKMTEMSQALYAQMKESAKLDEVIRKNLEVLGYGE from the coding sequence ATGGCTGGGAAAAAAGCAGTACCGAAAAACAATAAAGGCTTTGAAGAGTCCCTGTGGGACTCCGCAAACAGGCTGCGGGGCAGCGTCGAGTCTTCAGAATACAAGCACGTTGTGCTGAGTTTGATCTTCCTCAAGTTTGTTTCAGACAAATTTGAGGAGCGACGGGCACAGCTGATTGCCGAGGGTAAAGAGCAATACGCCGATATGGTGGAGTTTTACACCATGAAGAACATTTTCTACCTGCCCGAGACTTCCCGCTGGAGCCATATTCAGCAACACGCCAAGCAGGGAGACATAGCCGTCAGGATCGACTCGGCCCTGACCGCGGTGGAAAAGAGCAATGCCTCGCTCAAGGGTGCCTTGCCGGACAACTATTTCTCCCGCCTGGGGCTGGATGGCAGCAAGCTTGCGGCCCTGATTGATGCCATCAACAACATCGACACGGTGGCGGACAAGGAAGAGGACGTGGTGGGCCGGGTGTATGAATATTTCCTCGGCAAGTTTGCCGCCTCCGAGGGCAAGCTGGGGGGCGAGTTCTATACGCCCAAGTGCGTGGTCAACCTGATCGCGGAGATGATCGAACCCTACAAGGGTAAGATCTATGACCCATGCTGCGGTTCGGGCGGCATGTTTGTGCAGTCGCTCAAGTTTGTGCAGAGCCACCACGGCAACACCAGGGACATATCGGTGTACGGGCAGGAGTTTACCGCCACCACCTACAAGCTGGCCAAAATGAACCTGGCGGTGCGCGGGCTTTCGGCCAATCTCGGTGAAGTCCCGGCTGATACCTTTTTTAAAGATCAGCACCCCGACTTGAAGGCCGACTATATCATGGCCAATCCGCCCTTTAACATGAAGGCGTGGCGGGCCGCTGACGAGCTGGTCAACGACTCGCGCTGGGACGGCTTTGAGACCCCGCCCACCGGCAATGCCAACTATGCCTGGATTCTTCATATGGTCTCCAAGCTCTCCGAACACGGCGTGGCAGGTTTTGTGCTGGCCAACGGCTCCATGTCCACCAACACCAAGGGTGAAGGCGCGATCCGCCAGAAACTGGTGGAAAACGATCTGGTGGACTGTATGATTGCGCTGCCCGGCCAACTTTTTTTCACCACACAGATTCCCGTCTGCCTCTGGTTTCTCACCAAGAATAAAAAAGGCGAAAGCGAGCGCGGCTACCGCAACCGTGAGGGCGAGACTCTTTTTATCGACGCCCGCAAGATCGGCTCGATGATCAACCGCACCCAAAAGGAACTTCTGCCTGATGATATTGCAGCCATTGCCAAAACCTATCATGCATGGCGGGGTGAACCGGACGGGCAGAATAAGGCAAAAGACGGCGTCTATGAAGACCAGGCTGGCTATTGCAAATCCGCTACCCTGGAAGAGATGCGCAAACACGACTATGTGCTTACGCCCGGACGTTACGTCGGCGCAGCGCCTCTGGAGGACGACGGAATCCCCTTTGAAACCAAGATGACCGAGATGAGCCAGGCGCTTTACGCACAGATGAAAGAGTCGGCAAAGCTGGATGAGGTGATTCGGAAGAATCTGGAGGTGCTGGGTTATGGGGAGTGA
- a CDS encoding RidA family protein: MSIEKKIIQPDGWAPTTGYANGILVSPGKILFIAGQVGWDENEIIQSTEIGPQFEQALKNILAILKKAGGGAEHICRMTCYCTDKKKYIEARREIGKAWKQLLGKNFPAMSMIFVADLLAPQSLIEIETTAVIPEK, encoded by the coding sequence ATGAGTATTGAAAAAAAAATTATCCAACCGGATGGCTGGGCACCCACAACAGGTTATGCCAACGGTATTCTCGTTAGTCCCGGAAAAATTTTATTTATCGCCGGGCAGGTTGGATGGGATGAGAATGAAATTATTCAATCCACAGAAATTGGTCCACAATTTGAACAGGCCCTGAAAAACATTCTTGCCATATTAAAAAAAGCCGGTGGAGGAGCCGAACACATCTGCCGTATGACCTGTTACTGCACCGACAAAAAAAAATATATTGAGGCTCGAAGAGAAATCGGTAAGGCATGGAAGCAACTGCTTGGGAAAAACTTTCCTGCTATGAGTATGATATTTGTTGCCGATCTTCTGGCACCGCAAAGCCTTATTGAAATAGAAACCACCGCGGTGATTCCAGAAAAATAA
- a CDS encoding acyl-CoA thioesterase, whose amino-acid sequence MLFRVPIKVCFSDIDNAGIVYYPRFMHYFHLAIEEFFDSMLGISYAEVLHKRNLSLPTVHLESDFHRKMKYGDQIDMEVRVIKIGKSSISWGYRGYLNGEENEIVVEGSNVTVCLRTDNFEKVDVPQWLRKDLTAYMEEFDKK is encoded by the coding sequence ATGCTTTTTCGAGTCCCCATTAAGGTCTGTTTTTCTGACATTGATAACGCTGGTATTGTCTACTATCCACGTTTCATGCATTACTTCCATCTTGCAATAGAAGAATTTTTCGATTCTATGTTAGGGATATCTTATGCTGAGGTCTTACACAAACGAAATTTATCCTTACCAACGGTTCACCTTGAGAGTGATTTCCATCGTAAGATGAAATATGGAGATCAAATCGACATGGAGGTCAGGGTTATAAAGATTGGGAAAAGTTCAATCAGTTGGGGATACAGGGGATATCTTAATGGTGAAGAAAATGAGATTGTTGTGGAAGGAAGTAATGTTACTGTATGCCTTAGAACAGATAACTTCGAAAAAGTAGATGTTCCTCAATGGTTGAGAAAGGATTTGACTGCATACATGGAAGAATTTGACAAGAAATAA
- a CDS encoding MerR family transcriptional regulator, translated as MRNEFTIGEISKLHNIPIKTLRYYDSIDLFKPAMVDTRNNYRYYSIEQFEMLNSIKFLRYLGYSINDIKHHLKTEDQDGFIKSLKEYKQATDNEIQRLKNIKGFLNERIMELENAMDNNSLGKVLIKKLPKRNIIFLKENIKTIFDLEINLRKLENDSGVNHSIMIGRVGLTISLENLLNKQFNEYNSIFILNPNGRHTDFSSSLDPGFYACVTFNAGDHKKSGFFYEKIFKHLEKKKLSITGDAIERVIIDDFITKDKEKHITQIQIPISA; from the coding sequence ATGAGAAACGAATTTACAATCGGTGAAATTTCCAAACTGCATAATATCCCCATCAAAACACTTCGGTATTATGATTCAATTGATCTGTTCAAACCGGCAATGGTCGATACGCGAAACAATTACAGATATTATTCCATTGAGCAGTTTGAGATGCTCAATTCCATTAAATTTTTAAGGTACCTGGGCTATTCCATAAATGATATCAAACACCATCTGAAAACAGAAGACCAGGATGGCTTTATCAAGTCATTAAAAGAATACAAACAGGCAACCGATAACGAGATCCAGCGGTTGAAAAACATCAAGGGATTTTTAAATGAAAGAATCATGGAGCTTGAAAATGCCATGGACAACAATTCTCTTGGCAAAGTGTTGATCAAAAAACTGCCCAAAAGAAACATAATATTTTTAAAAGAAAACATTAAAACCATTTTTGACCTTGAAATCAATTTGAGAAAGCTTGAAAACGATTCCGGGGTAAACCATTCCATCATGATCGGAAGGGTTGGTTTAACCATAAGCCTTGAGAATCTTTTAAACAAACAGTTCAATGAGTACAATTCTATTTTTATTTTAAATCCAAACGGACGTCATACTGATTTTTCAAGCAGTCTTGACCCGGGGTTTTATGCTTGTGTTACTTTTAACGCAGGGGATCATAAAAAATCAGGTTTTTTTTACGAAAAAATTTTCAAACACCTGGAGAAAAAAAAACTCAGCATCACAGGAGATGCAATTGAGCGCGTTATCATTGATGATTTTATAACAAAAGACAAAGAAAAACACATCACCCAGATTCAAATCCCTATTAGCGCTTGA